From the Opitutaceae bacterium genome, one window contains:
- a CDS encoding acyl-CoA carboxylase subunit beta: MAISQDLLKELAEKRQVALNAGGVDKLAERKKKGLLSARERLEFLFTPGTFLEFGQHAQHQCHDFGLADKVFPGDGVVTGIGYINGRPVAAFAQDFTVGGGAVGSIHAKKICDLLDYAAQSGMPVIGINDSGGARIQEGDDSLSGYGQIFFRNVLLSGVVPQISVIAGPCAGGAAYSPALTDFIIMTKSNAQMFICGPDVIKAATGQTVTMDEVGSAAAHASVAGNIHFVAENEQQALALSQKLLSFLPANNVMDPPHRPTPNLVIESDSGMNELVPEDSKTPLDVMKVIARLVDDADFLEVQRDWARSIVVGFGRIQGVVVGIVANQPMVKAGTLDIDSSDKGARFIRFCNIFNIPIVTLVDVPGFMPGLAQERGGIIRHGAKMLFAYAAATVPKITVIMRKAYGGAYLAMCSRDMGADMVYAWPCAEIAVMGADGAAKILFKREISAATDPKAKEAELVAEYRKKFCSPYEAASKAMITDIIEPAQTRSVVALALRNTLSKRETRPPKKHGNIPL, translated from the coding sequence ATGGCCATATCCCAAGACCTCCTGAAGGAACTCGCAGAAAAACGCCAAGTCGCGCTAAACGCGGGCGGCGTCGACAAGCTTGCCGAGCGCAAGAAGAAGGGGCTGCTGAGCGCGCGTGAACGCCTCGAGTTCCTCTTCACGCCCGGCACTTTCCTGGAGTTTGGCCAGCATGCCCAGCACCAGTGCCACGATTTCGGCCTGGCCGACAAGGTATTCCCCGGTGACGGCGTCGTCACGGGTATCGGCTACATCAATGGCCGTCCCGTCGCCGCCTTCGCACAGGACTTCACAGTCGGCGGTGGCGCGGTGGGCTCCATCCACGCCAAGAAGATCTGTGATCTTCTCGATTATGCCGCTCAGTCAGGCATGCCCGTCATCGGCATCAATGATTCCGGCGGCGCACGCATCCAGGAGGGCGACGACTCGCTCTCCGGCTACGGCCAGATCTTCTTCCGCAACGTGTTGCTCTCCGGCGTGGTGCCGCAGATCTCCGTGATCGCCGGCCCGTGCGCAGGTGGTGCCGCCTACTCCCCCGCCCTCACCGACTTCATCATCATGACGAAGTCCAATGCGCAGATGTTCATTTGCGGACCCGACGTGATCAAGGCGGCCACGGGCCAGACCGTCACCATGGACGAGGTCGGCTCGGCAGCCGCCCACGCTTCCGTCGCCGGCAACATTCATTTCGTCGCCGAGAACGAACAGCAGGCCCTCGCGCTCTCGCAGAAACTGCTCTCGTTCCTCCCTGCCAACAACGTGATGGATCCCCCGCACCGCCCGACGCCGAACCTGGTGATCGAATCGGACAGCGGCATGAATGAACTCGTTCCCGAGGACTCCAAGACGCCCCTCGACGTGATGAAGGTGATCGCCCGCCTCGTGGACGATGCTGACTTCCTCGAAGTACAGCGCGATTGGGCCCGCAGCATCGTGGTCGGCTTCGGTCGCATCCAGGGCGTGGTCGTCGGCATCGTCGCCAACCAGCCCATGGTGAAGGCCGGTACGCTCGACATCGACTCGTCCGACAAGGGCGCGCGCTTCATCCGCTTCTGCAACATCTTCAACATCCCGATCGTTACCCTCGTCGACGTCCCTGGCTTCATGCCCGGCCTCGCGCAGGAACGCGGCGGCATCATCCGCCACGGTGCAAAGATGCTGTTTGCCTACGCGGCCGCCACTGTGCCGAAGATCACGGTCATCATGCGCAAGGCGTATGGCGGTGCTTACCTGGCCATGTGCAGTCGCGACATGGGCGCCGACATGGTGTATGCCTGGCCTTGCGCCGAGATCGCCGTCATGGGCGCCGACGGTGCCGCTAAGATCCTCTTCAAGCGCGAGATTTCCGCGGCCACAGACCCGAAGGCCAAGGAAGCGGAACTCGTCGCCGAGTACCGCAAGAAGTTCTGCTCGCCCTATGAGGCTGCCTCGAAAGCAATGATCACCGACATCATCGAACCCGCTCAGACGCGGTCGGTTGTTGCTCTCGCCCTCCGCAACACGCTCTCGAAGCGCGAGACGCGTCCACCCAAGAAGCACGGTAACATTCCGCTCTAA
- the mce gene encoding methylmalonyl-CoA epimerase — MTKPDLIRHMITRIDHLGIAVKSLDVTVEYYEKALGLRCEHREEVPSQKVKTAFFDVNGTHIELLEPTSPESPIAKFLEKNGEGIHHIAFASDDINGQLKQAAGAGVKLIHEVPFEGAAGKLVAFMHPKSTYGVLTEICSPKH; from the coding sequence ATGACGAAACCCGACCTCATACGACATATGATCACGCGCATCGACCATCTCGGAATCGCAGTCAAAAGCCTCGACGTCACTGTCGAGTACTACGAAAAGGCGCTCGGTCTCCGCTGCGAGCACCGCGAGGAGGTCCCTTCGCAAAAGGTGAAGACTGCTTTCTTCGACGTGAATGGCACGCACATTGAGCTCCTTGAGCCCACGTCGCCTGAAAGCCCCATCGCCAAGTTCCTGGAGAAGAACGGCGAGGGGATTCACCACATCGCGTTCGCGTCCGATGACATCAACGGCCAGCTGAAGCAGGCCGCGGGAGCGGGCGTGAAGCTGATCCACGAGGTTCCCTTTGAGGGCGCGGCCGGAAAGCTGGTCGCCTTCATGCACCCGAAGTCGACCTACGGCGTCCTCACCGAAATCTGCAGCCCCAAGCACTGA